A region of the Desulfobacter postgatei 2ac9 genome:
GTGCGCCTGGAATTTTTTGGGGATTTTGTGGAATCCATACGCCATTTTTCTCCTTATACCCAGCGCGGCACAAAGGAACTTGTCGAAACCATTATTATCCCGGCCACGGAGGCCGTGATCACAAAACAAAGTCTGCCCCATGTCCAGGCCCGCTTGCGCGGGGCCGGAAACAAGGCCGGACTTACCCAGGACAGAATCCGGGAGTACGTCAACCAGATCCGGGACAAAGGGCGCTTTGACGGCATCGAATCCATGCTTCCCATTGTATATGATTCCCTGGCTACCTTGTTCGACTATCTGCCGGAAAATACTTTTTTTATCCTGGATGATGCCGATGTGTTGCCCGAAAAGGCAAAGGATTTCCATGACGGGTTAAGGCTTAATTTTAATGCCCTGGCTGATGAAAAACGATTAAGCCTGCCACCGGAATCAATTTGCCCGGACTGGCAGAGTGTAGAAGAAAAAATCTTTGCATCCAAAACCCTTTGTTTTAAAGCGCTCGTGCTTGAACAGGACAAAAGCAAGGCAGACATTCTTTCCCTGAAGTGTTCAGATAACCGGGCGCTGTCGGAATCCTTGCGCAACAGGACAAAGGATGCCACGCCTTTAACCCCTCTGGTGGAATGGATTGAGCAACAGCAGCGGGATGTTAAATATATTTTGTTTGTACTCAGCCAGGATGCCCAGGCGAGACGGTTGACTGCACTTCTTACGCCTTACGGTATAGAGCCGCAATTTTGCAGGGATTTTAGCTCTCTTTTTGACACGAAGCCCGGCATTTATTTTACCGTGGGCGCTTTGAGTTGCGGCTTTGTCCCGGATCTGGAAAATTTTAGTATTGTGACCGAAGATGAGATTTTCGGCAGAAAACGCATTCGGCGCAGAGTGTCGGGAAAACGCGATTTAAAAGCGGAGTTCATTGCCCCGGAAGAGCTTAAAAACGGTGATTTTGTGGTTCATTTAGAACACGGGGTAGGTCGGTACGAGGGCCTTTTCAGCCTTACCGTATCCGGCATCACCCAGGATTTTATTCTGGTGGTTTATCAGGATGATGATAAGCTCTACGTTCCCGTGGACAGAATGGAGGTCATCGGCAAATATATCGGGGTGGACGGATACACCCCTGTGCTTGATAAAATAGGATCCAAATCCTGGACAAATTCCAAGGCAAAGGCAAGGGCCGAAGTTGAAAAAATGGCGGCGGATCTGCTTGATCTGTATGCCCGGCGTAAGGTGGCCAAAGGATTTTCATTCAGCCGTCCGGATAACTACTACAATGATTTTGAAGCAGGCTTCCCCTATGAAGAGACAAGGGATCAACTGCGTGCCATAGACGATGTCCACCTGGATATGGAAAAGGATACGCCCATGGACCGGCTGGTGTGCGGGGATGTGGGCTACGGAAAAACCGAAGTGGCCATCCGGGCGGCATTCAAGGCGGTGAACGACGGCAAACAGGTGGCGTTGGTGGTTCCCACCACCATTCTGGCCGAACAGCACCTCAATACGTTCCGGGACCGTTTCAATAATTATCCGGTCATCATCGAATGTCTGTCCCGTTTCCGAACACGAAAGGAACAGACCGATATTTTAAAAAGAACCGCCGGCGGCACAGTGGATATTGTTATTGGCACCCACAGACTTTTGCAAAAGGATGTGGTCTTTAAATCCCTGGGGCTTTTAATCATTGACGAGGAGCAGCGATTCGGGGTCAAGCATAAGGAAAAATTGAAAGAGAAACGGGCTGCGGTGGATGTTCTGGCTTTGTCTGCAACGCCCATCCCAAGAACCCTGCACATGTCCTTGACCGGTATGCGCGATATTTCCGTGATTACCACCCCGCCCGCAGACCGCCGGCCCATCATTTCATACATCACCAAATATGAAGAGCCCTTGGTCCGGGAGGCTGTTATCAAAGAGTTGGATAGAAAGGGTCAGGTCTTTTTTGTTCACAACAACATAAAAACCATATTCAAAACGGCCGAAAACATACAAAAACTGATTCCGGATGCAAAGATCGGTGTGGCCCACGGCAGATTGTCCGAAACCGAACTTGAGAAGGTGATGGAACAGTTTATTCGTCAGCAGATCAACGTGCTGGTCTGCACCACCATCATTGAATCGGGTCTGGACATACCCAGTGCCAACACCATGATTATTGATAAGGCAGAGCGTTTCGGCCTGTCCCAGATCTACCAGCTGCGCGGCCGTATCGGCCGGGGGGACGAGCAGGCCTACGCATATTTGTTTATTGAAGATGAGTCCCGGCTCACCAAGGATGCCAGAAAGCGTTTGGCAGCACTGATGGAACACCGGGATCTTGGGTCCGGCTTCCAGATTGCCATGAAGGATCTTCAGATTCGCGGGGCCGGTACCGCCCTGGGCGCCTCCCAGTCCGGTCATATTGCCGCCGTGGGTTATGATATGTTTCTCAAACTTTTGGACAACGCAGTCAAAGATATGAAGGGCGAGCATCTCCCCGAGCCCCTGGAACCTGAAATCAACGCATCCATGTCCTCGGGGTTCCCAGACGATTACATCGAATCGGTGGAGCAGCGTCTGACCATTTACCGAAGACTGTCAAGGTTGACCCAGGTATCAGACATTGCGGAGATGAAAAAAGAGCTGGTGGACCGGTATGGAGAACTGCCGAAATCTGCTGAAAATATGCTGCTGAAGATTATGCTTAGGATTTTTGCCATCAAGGCCGGGGTCAAGCGTCTGGATGTCACCCCGGATGTACTGGTTCTGGAGTTTTCCCCCGATCATATGAACCGGACCTTGACTGATATTGAATCTGTTCTCAAAAAAACAGTGGATGCAAAGTTTGTCAAAAAAACATCTGTCCGCATCCAGCTTGGACACAAACGCAGTAATATTTCAAGGGCCTTGCTTGAGACAAAGCAGATTTTGTCATCTATTTTTAACGTTTAAGTCCACTGGGCCAAAGACCTGTTAAACACGAATATCATAAACATATATGTACTCAACAGTTGCTCTTCATCAAAATTAGACATTATATCGATTTTACATATCATTGTATTCACCTCCAATGTATTTGCCGTTCTGGGGCTGAGATCCCTTTATTTTGCCCTTGAAACAAAAAGAAATATCCGGCACGACCAATTTTTAAATGCCCATAATTTCTCCTGAATTCGCGGCACTTTTTTTGATATAATTTGAAATCATTGAGAAAAGCCTGTTTACAAAAAAAGGTATATGGACTTTGTATTTTAAATTATATAGAATATTAAAAATGGCCCTTTTTGAGAAAGCATTTACGCGAACGCGAACGACAGGATAGTTTATTGGTTTAGTGGTATGTGCAATAACGCAAGTTGTGAATCCAAATATATCTTAAGTTTTTTATGAAATCATCCTCTCTTTTTTTTAAACAGATAAACAAAAAATCAGGCAGTGTTTTTTTGATACTGATCTGTTTCACCATGTTCCAGAGCAGTGCGGCCATGGCGCAAAATCGTGTGAATCTGAATTTAAAACCGGTTGCATTTGATCTTAACACGGTTGAAAACCAGTTGACGGAAATGATGGCTGACTGGGGGGAAACCGCATTTGACGTCGATGATGCGCTGGTCCGGCACGTCAGCTATTTTATCAAATATTACGCAGTTCAGAATGTGGATAAATCAAACAATATCATCCGGCGAAGCGAAAAATACCTGTATGACATAAAGAAAATATTTAAGAAATACAGTATTGCCGAAGATGTTGCCTTTGCCCTGCCGTTTGTCGAAAGCGGTTTTAATCCGGGTGCACTGTCCAATGCCGGAGCCTTGGGAATGTTTCAGTTTCTTGACACCACC
Encoded here:
- the mfd gene encoding transcription-repair coupling factor, with amino-acid sequence MIDAILNSLKKSKHTMLAMNDSYAPKAWMIAQLFPRLNQPLVVVLPDAKKAAAFISDLQFFMSTDRQRIIFFPGSHYPGAKNISFHKDTSASRVAALFSISERFRDRFLLVTYLEPLLSFLMPPEVMTNSFELVMANEEIDRNGLLENLEASGYTRATLVEDPGEYAVRGGIVDIFSPGLKQPVRLEFFGDFVESIRHFSPYTQRGTKELVETIIIPATEAVITKQSLPHVQARLRGAGNKAGLTQDRIREYVNQIRDKGRFDGIESMLPIVYDSLATLFDYLPENTFFILDDADVLPEKAKDFHDGLRLNFNALADEKRLSLPPESICPDWQSVEEKIFASKTLCFKALVLEQDKSKADILSLKCSDNRALSESLRNRTKDATPLTPLVEWIEQQQRDVKYILFVLSQDAQARRLTALLTPYGIEPQFCRDFSSLFDTKPGIYFTVGALSCGFVPDLENFSIVTEDEIFGRKRIRRRVSGKRDLKAEFIAPEELKNGDFVVHLEHGVGRYEGLFSLTVSGITQDFILVVYQDDDKLYVPVDRMEVIGKYIGVDGYTPVLDKIGSKSWTNSKAKARAEVEKMAADLLDLYARRKVAKGFSFSRPDNYYNDFEAGFPYEETRDQLRAIDDVHLDMEKDTPMDRLVCGDVGYGKTEVAIRAAFKAVNDGKQVALVVPTTILAEQHLNTFRDRFNNYPVIIECLSRFRTRKEQTDILKRTAGGTVDIVIGTHRLLQKDVVFKSLGLLIIDEEQRFGVKHKEKLKEKRAAVDVLALSATPIPRTLHMSLTGMRDISVITTPPADRRPIISYITKYEEPLVREAVIKELDRKGQVFFVHNNIKTIFKTAENIQKLIPDAKIGVAHGRLSETELEKVMEQFIRQQINVLVCTTIIESGLDIPSANTMIIDKAERFGLSQIYQLRGRIGRGDEQAYAYLFIEDESRLTKDARKRLAALMEHRDLGSGFQIAMKDLQIRGAGTALGASQSGHIAAVGYDMFLKLLDNAVKDMKGEHLPEPLEPEINASMSSGFPDDYIESVEQRLTIYRRLSRLTQVSDIAEMKKELVDRYGELPKSAENMLLKIMLRIFAIKAGVKRLDVTPDVLVLEFSPDHMNRTLTDIESVLKKTVDAKFVKKTSVRIQLGHKRSNISRALLETKQILSSIFNV